One window from the genome of Salvia miltiorrhiza cultivar Shanhuang (shh) chromosome 7, IMPLAD_Smil_shh, whole genome shotgun sequence encodes:
- the LOC130991459 gene encoding putative late blight resistance protein homolog R1A-10, translating to MAYNLQSLITILEQTRWILGPEKPQLQSLITILEGILDPKQNPPLTKIPRWILGRNHHRLCQSSSSSSSNPSSKPQLQSLLEKASSLQQILEKTPLTKIPSLESRIRDVANEAEDIIESHMVERMLSIPKRVNSILQLTPDVLLVTQKLDSVIEQVVKLVEVETNMKPTGSSWSGASFSSSKSVLVGVDEDLKQLQDRLIGMQSKLEILPIVGMGGIGKTTLARKLYQDPLIVDHFSYLAWTTISQDYNMRSILLSLLRFIIGKEECDKHNGKGDGELKDILYRSLYGRRYMIVLDDIWSTTFWDEIRRYFPDNNNRSRIVITTRESDVAKYADSKSLLHQVQLLNEPQSWDLLSQIVFGEEDWPHELQGIGEKIASDCGGLPLAINVIGGLLSKVERLKDVWENIGNGVRAAIGESDKQFSNILSLSYNHLPLHLKPCFLYMAAFPENYEMKASGLIRMWVAEGFVKSNGDKSLEEEAEDYLKSLVERNLVSATRYHWYGKAKRYNMHDLLRDLCIRKADDEKFLHVMNSPEVRFSNQLRRVSIHTSYVLEDDEYASSSEMSLVRSFLLFVKLDRILSPMVFTSSLLRVLDLLKMNKYDEIEFPEEILQLVNLRYLSIICKSLPRNGISRLCNLQTLIANLCSYSYCPAELWEMSELRHLIILGAYLRIEDDYMKKIVLKKLQTIRRVELSPSVIRRGFLESIPNIKSLQIGYEVKGSWKSEVVDLSHLHKLQTLSWSSMYWQYLHALKFPSSLRELSLGFCVITPAATTALCALPNLEVLKMRTCTFKSNETEQEAYREEWEIAEGDEFSSLQFLLLKECFSLVRWRADENNFPRLRHLFIRYCVVLEEIPAGIGEIPTLQLIHLERCRGSAVASAKQIQEEQQSEYENYDLQLRIIPSYDD from the coding sequence ATGGCTTACAATCTTCAATCCCTCATCACCATCCTCGAACAAACACGCTGGATTCTTGGACCTGAGAAACCACAACTCCAATCCCTCATCACCATCCTCGAAGGAATTCTGGATCCCAAACAAAATCCACCACTCACCAAAATACCACGCTGGATTCTTGGACGCAACCATCATAGACTAtgtcaatcatcatcatcttcttcttctaatCCCTCCTCGAAACCACAACTCCAATCCCTCCTCGAAAAAGCTTCTTCCCTGCAGCAGATTCTTGAAAAAACTCCACTCACCAAAATTCCAAGTTTGGAGAGCCGAATCAGAGATGTAGCAAATGAAGCAGAAGATATCATTGAATCTCACATGGTTGAGCGAATGCTTTCGATTCCTAAAAGAGTGAACTCCATTCTTCAACTGACACCAGATGTGCTGCTAGTGACACAAAAACTTGATTCTGTAATCGAACAAGTCGTGAAGCTCGTGGAGGTGGAGACAAACATGAAGCCAACCGGCAGCTCATGGAGTGGTGCTTCTTTCTCGAGTTCCAAGAGCGTCTTGGTGGGAGTTGATGAAGATCTGAAGCAGTTGCAGGATCGGCTGATCGGGATGCAGAGCAAGCTGGAGATCCTGCCCATCGTGGGTATGGGTGGTATAGGTAAAACCACTCTTGCTCGAAAACTTTATCAAGATCCACTCATTGTTGACCACTTTAGCTATCTTGCTTGGACCACAATTTCACAAGATTACAATATGCGCTCAATTCTATTAAGCCTTCTTCGTTTCATTATTGGAAAAGAAGAATGTGACAAACATAATGGAAAGGGAGATGGTGAGTTGAAAGATATCTTGTATAGGAGCTTGTATGGTAGAAGATACATGATTGTATTAGATGATATTTGGAGCACCACATTCTGGGATGAGATAAGGAGGTACTTCCCGGACAACAATAACAGGAGTCGGATTGTGATCACCACTAGGGAATCGGATGTCGCCAAATATGCAGACTCCAAGAGTCTGCTTCATCAGGTGCAGTTGCTGAACGAGCCTCAAAGTTGGGATCTTCTTAGCCAAATTGTGTTTGGAGAAGAGGATTGGCCTCATGAGTTACAAGGGATAGGAGAGAAGATTGCGAGTGATTGCGGTGGGCTTCCTCTGGCTATCAATGTGATTGGAGGGCTGTTGTCAAAAGTGGAAAGATTGAAAGATGTTTGGGAGAATATTGGGAACGGCGTAAGAGCTGCAATTGGTGAATCAGACAAGCAGTTCTCCAATATACTATCCTTAAGTTATAACCATTTGCCGCTTCACTTGAAACCATGTTTCCTCTATATGGCAGCATTCCCCGAAAATTATGAGATGAAGGCCTCAGGACTTATAAGGATGTGGGTAGCAGAAGGATTTGTGAAATCGAATGGAGATAAAAGTTTGGAGGAAGAGGCAGAGGATTATTTAAAGTCACTTGTAGAAAGGAATCTAGTTTCGGCTACAAGGTATCATTGGTATGGAAAAGCAAAGAGGTACAACATGCATGATCTCTTGAGAGATTTATGCATTAGGAAAGCTGATGATGAGAAGTTTCTACATGTCATGAATTCTCCTGAGGTCAGATTCTCTAACCAGCTGCGCCGTGTGAGTATTCACACATCATATGTATTGGAAGATGATGAGTATGCTTCTTCATCAGAGATGTCACTTGTTCGATCATTTCTACTCTTTGTCAAGTTGGATCGGATTCTATCTCCCATGGTTTTCACATCAAGCTTGCTTAGGGTGTTGGAtttattgaaaatgaataagTATGATGAGATTGAGTTCCCGGAAGAAATATTACAACTTGTGAACTTACGCTACTTATCTATCATTTGCAAGTCATTGCCAAGAAATGGAATATCAAGATTGTGTAATTTGCAAACCTTGATTGCTAATCTATGCTCCTATAGCTATTGCCCAGCTGAGTTGTGGGAGATGTCTGAGTTAAGACATCTCATCATATTGGGTGCATATCTCAGGATAGAAGATGATTACATGAAAAAAATTGTTCTGAAGAAGCTGCAGACGATACGGCGTGTGGAGCTAAGTCCGTCAGTGATTAGAAGGGGTTTCTTGGAAAGCATTCCAAATATAAAAAGCTTGCAAATCGGTTATGAGGTTAAAGGCTCATGGAAGAGTGAAGTAGTTGATCTGAGTCATCTTCACAAACTCCAAACATTAAGCTGGAGTTCAATGTACTGGCAATATCTGCACGCACTCAAATTTCCATCTAGTCTTAGAGAATTAAGTCTGGGTTTTTGTGTAATAACTCCTGCAGCGACGACGGCTCTGTGTGCACTACCGAATCTGGAAGTGCTCAAGATGCGCACATGTACCTTCAAAAGCAATGAGACAGAACAAGAAGCATATCGTGAAGAGTGGGAAATAGCAGAAGGAGATGAATTCAGCTCATTACAGTTTCTACTACTCAAAGAATGTTTTAGTCTGGTGCGTTGGAGAGCTGATGAAAACAACTTCCCTAGACTCCGCCATCTCTTTATACGATATTGTGTTGTGCTGGAGGAAATCCCCGCCGGCATTGGAGAAATCCCAACCCTCCAATTAATCCACTTAGAAAGGTGCAGAGGTTCAGCAGTGGCCTCAGCGAAACAGATTCAGGAGGAGCAGCAATCTGAATACGAGAACTACGACCTCCAACTTCGTATCATCCCATCATATGATGATTAG